Proteins found in one Subtercola endophyticus genomic segment:
- the efeB gene encoding iron uptake transporter deferrochelatase/peroxidase subunit, translated as MRKRRNDEAGAPAEGAPAEPVDQQPASPSDAQAPDAAPTAEAAGISRRAFFGGAVASAAAGAAIGVVATGVTDQAAEASESTANPSPNDTSLDFYGVHQAGIQTPPQDHLVLMVFDVTTTSASELQVMLAKWSAAMAQYTKGLPVGAVEPDRDQAVPGDTGEAYGMGPNELTLTLGFAPSMFDERFGWAKYKPAALNPLPAFASDALTPEFTGGDICIQACAADPQVAYHAIRNLARMARTTATTRWTVQGFGRASAGQGQTTPRNLMGFKDGTRNIKEQTDLDEFVWVGSGSDQSWMTGGSYLVARKIHMLIETWDADYIGDQNTVFGRSKSSGAPLTGSGEFDTPDFTVKGADGQQVISPTAHVALAAHENNGGVKILRRGYNFTDGIDSVGRLDAGLMFLSYQKDPAQFVTIQSRLGSSDRLNEYIRHVGSGVFAVPPGLTGAGDYYGKALFI; from the coding sequence ATGCGTAAACGCCGTAACGACGAGGCCGGCGCACCCGCAGAGGGTGCGCCGGCCGAGCCGGTTGACCAGCAGCCGGCTTCGCCCTCCGATGCCCAGGCTCCGGATGCAGCACCGACCGCTGAGGCGGCCGGCATCTCCAGGCGTGCCTTCTTCGGCGGCGCGGTGGCCAGCGCGGCCGCGGGCGCTGCGATCGGTGTCGTCGCGACCGGCGTGACCGATCAGGCGGCCGAAGCGAGCGAGTCCACCGCGAACCCCTCGCCGAACGACACGAGTCTCGACTTCTACGGGGTGCACCAGGCGGGCATCCAGACCCCGCCGCAAGACCATCTCGTGCTCATGGTGTTCGATGTCACGACCACCTCGGCGTCGGAGCTGCAAGTGATGTTGGCCAAGTGGTCGGCCGCGATGGCGCAGTACACGAAGGGTCTGCCGGTCGGTGCTGTGGAGCCCGACCGCGATCAGGCCGTTCCGGGCGATACGGGTGAGGCCTACGGCATGGGGCCGAACGAGCTCACGCTGACGCTGGGCTTCGCGCCCTCGATGTTCGATGAGCGGTTCGGCTGGGCGAAGTACAAGCCGGCCGCGCTGAACCCGCTGCCGGCGTTCGCCAGCGACGCGCTGACGCCGGAGTTCACGGGCGGCGACATCTGCATTCAGGCGTGTGCTGCCGATCCTCAGGTGGCCTACCACGCGATTCGCAACCTCGCGCGCATGGCCCGCACTACCGCGACGACACGGTGGACCGTGCAGGGCTTCGGCCGGGCATCCGCGGGTCAGGGTCAGACCACGCCGCGCAACCTGATGGGCTTCAAAGACGGCACGCGCAACATCAAGGAGCAGACTGATCTCGACGAGTTCGTGTGGGTCGGCAGCGGCAGTGACCAGAGCTGGATGACCGGCGGCAGTTACCTCGTGGCCCGCAAGATCCACATGCTCATCGAGACGTGGGATGCCGACTACATCGGCGACCAGAACACGGTGTTCGGCCGCAGCAAGTCGTCGGGGGCGCCGTTGACCGGCTCGGGCGAGTTCGACACGCCCGACTTCACGGTGAAGGGTGCCGACGGTCAGCAGGTCATCTCGCCGACCGCTCACGTGGCCCTCGCGGCGCACGAGAACAACGGCGGGGTGAAGATTCTGCGTCGCGGTTACAACTTCACCGACGGCATCGACTCGGTGGGAAGACTGGATGCCGGACTCATGTTTCTGTCGTACCAGAAAGACCCGGCGCAGTTCGTGACGATCCAGTCGCGTCTGGGCTCTTCCGATCGCCTCAACGAGTACATCCGCCACGTCGGCTCCGGCGTCTTCGCGGTGCCCCCTGGCCTCACCGGTGCCGGTGACTATTACGGCAAAGCGCTGTTTATATAG
- a CDS encoding EfeM/EfeO family lipoprotein: MTFRTTTRAAAALFAALVVGGLLAGCATKSAQAPQSAGQAAGGGVSVALELNESTSDVVTYLRQQVQQLDGGTAEFAAAYSSGNDDLARALYAPTRMFYNRMLVVQSSFSDLATSIDGQQADLPAGVPFTGWHAIEQDLYPATNATPLSPEQRAALATQLTSDTHSLYEKIIGLRPTVDEQTEGAAALMQTLAVAAANGTQDPGSGSDISDLQGYVDGAHLVFEGIRVVLVTQDAALATTLDHEFGSLQDSLNAQRSGVAFTPYDQVSRGDLASLRSQVKALGDSLARVTTTMAPATATPSPSPAG; encoded by the coding sequence GTGACATTCAGAACCACCACCCGCGCGGCAGCGGCCCTTTTCGCCGCTCTGGTGGTCGGCGGATTGCTGGCCGGCTGTGCCACGAAATCGGCGCAGGCTCCGCAATCGGCAGGTCAGGCGGCGGGCGGCGGCGTATCGGTCGCGCTGGAACTGAACGAGTCGACGAGCGATGTCGTCACGTACTTGCGACAGCAGGTGCAGCAACTCGACGGCGGCACCGCTGAGTTCGCGGCCGCCTATTCCTCGGGAAACGACGACCTGGCTCGCGCGCTCTATGCGCCGACGCGCATGTTCTACAACCGCATGCTCGTCGTGCAGAGCTCGTTCTCCGACCTCGCCACCAGCATCGACGGGCAGCAAGCCGATCTGCCTGCCGGCGTACCCTTCACCGGATGGCACGCCATCGAGCAAGATCTGTACCCCGCGACGAACGCGACACCGCTGAGCCCCGAGCAGCGCGCGGCACTCGCGACACAATTGACAAGCGATACGCATTCGCTCTACGAGAAGATCATCGGGCTGCGCCCGACCGTCGACGAGCAGACCGAGGGCGCTGCAGCTCTCATGCAGACGCTCGCGGTCGCTGCCGCGAACGGCACCCAAGACCCCGGCTCCGGCAGCGACATCTCCGACCTGCAGGGCTACGTCGACGGGGCGCACTTGGTGTTCGAGGGCATCCGCGTCGTTCTCGTCACCCAAGACGCCGCCCTCGCCACGACCCTCGACCACGAGTTCGGCAGCCTGCAAGACAGCCTGAACGCACAGCGCTCGGGCGTCGCGTTCACCCCCTACGACCAGGTCAGCCGCGGCGACCTCGCCTCCCTGCGATCCCAGGTCAAGGCCTTGGGCGACTCCCTCGCCCGCGTGACCACCACCATGGCCCCGGCTACGGCCACCCCGTCACCCTCCCCCGCAGGCTGA
- the fdxA gene encoding ferredoxin codes for MTYVIALPCVDVKDRACIDECPVDCIYEGERSLYIHPDECVDCGACEPVCPVEAIYYEDDLPEEWADYYKANVEFFNDLGSPGGAAKVGVIAKDHPVISALPPQGEHV; via the coding sequence GTGACCTATGTCATCGCTTTGCCGTGTGTCGATGTCAAAGACCGGGCGTGCATCGACGAATGCCCCGTCGACTGCATCTACGAGGGTGAACGGTCGCTGTACATCCACCCCGACGAGTGCGTCGACTGCGGTGCCTGCGAGCCGGTGTGCCCGGTCGAGGCCATCTACTACGAAGACGACCTGCCCGAAGAGTGGGCCGACTACTACAAGGCCAACGTCGAGTTCTTCAACGACCTGGGTTCACCCGGCGGGGCGGCGAAGGTCGGCGTGATCGCCAAAGACCACCCCGTCATCTCGGCGCTGCCGCCGCAGGGCGAGCACGTCTAG
- the dapC gene encoding succinyldiaminopimelate transaminase, with the protein MSLAALPDYPWEQMNPFVARAADHPGGIVDLSIGSPVDPTPALIREALAAATDAHSYPQTAGTPALRAAIVDWFARRRSVPGLSEAQVLPTIGSKELVAWLPFMLGLGEGDLVVHPKAAYPTYAIGATIAGARSVAADDPSEWPEGTKLVWLNSPGNPDGSVLDVQQLSAAVARARELGAIIVDDECYAELGWDGRWADEPVPSILDPRVTGGDTTNVLAAYSLSKQSNLAGYRAAFIAGDAVLIAQLLNVRKQAGMMPPAPVQTAMTVALSDDAHVQAQKQLYRARRAALKPALEQCGFRIDRSEAGLYLWATDGRDCWQNIAELADLGIVAGPGVFYGDHYPDHVRFSLTATDERIEAAVIRLHEVSRHRDTRRVV; encoded by the coding sequence ATGAGCCTCGCAGCGCTTCCCGATTACCCGTGGGAGCAGATGAATCCCTTTGTGGCGCGTGCTGCCGATCATCCGGGCGGCATTGTCGACCTTTCGATCGGCTCGCCGGTCGACCCGACTCCCGCCCTGATTCGTGAGGCGCTGGCGGCGGCGACGGATGCCCACTCCTACCCGCAGACAGCCGGAACCCCCGCACTGCGCGCCGCCATCGTCGACTGGTTCGCCCGGCGGCGGTCTGTGCCCGGTCTCAGCGAGGCGCAGGTGCTGCCCACCATCGGCTCGAAAGAGCTGGTCGCCTGGCTGCCGTTCATGCTGGGGCTCGGCGAGGGTGACCTCGTCGTGCATCCGAAGGCCGCGTACCCCACCTACGCCATCGGTGCCACGATCGCGGGTGCTCGTTCGGTGGCAGCGGATGATCCTTCCGAGTGGCCCGAGGGCACGAAGCTCGTCTGGCTCAACTCGCCGGGCAACCCCGACGGCAGTGTGCTCGATGTGCAGCAGCTGTCGGCCGCTGTGGCACGGGCCCGTGAACTCGGGGCGATCATCGTCGACGACGAGTGTTACGCCGAGCTCGGCTGGGACGGGCGCTGGGCCGATGAACCGGTGCCGAGCATCCTCGACCCGCGTGTCACCGGCGGTGACACGACCAACGTGCTCGCGGCCTACTCGCTCAGCAAGCAGTCGAACCTCGCCGGGTATAGGGCGGCGTTCATCGCGGGAGACGCGGTCTTGATCGCGCAGCTGCTGAACGTGCGCAAGCAGGCGGGCATGATGCCGCCGGCGCCGGTGCAGACGGCCATGACCGTCGCCCTGAGTGACGACGCTCACGTACAGGCTCAGAAGCAGCTCTATCGCGCGCGGCGTGCTGCCTTGAAGCCCGCGCTCGAGCAGTGCGGATTCCGCATCGATCGCAGCGAGGCCGGGCTCTATCTCTGGGCCACCGACGGGCGCGATTGCTGGCAGAACATCGCCGAACTGGCCGATCTCGGCATCGTCGCCGGGCCCGGGGTGTTCTACGGCGACCACTATCCTGATCATGTTCGTTTTTCGCTGACCGCGACCGATGAACGCATCGAAGCAGCCGTGATCCGACTGCATGAAGTATCTCGGCATCGAGATACCCGTCGAGTCGTTTAG
- a CDS encoding citrate synthase, which translates to MGDTDGQQQKATLTFPGGTAEFPILDSVAGASSIDLSTLTKQTGLTTLDYGFVNTSATRSSITYIDGDKGILRYRGYPIDQIAENSTYLETAWLLIYGELPTPEQLDKFDNEIRHHTLLHEDLKRFFDALPHNAHPMSVLSAGISALSTYYQDSLDPRNPEHVEISTIRLLAKLPVMAAYAHKKSLGQAFLYPDNSLSFIDNFLRLNFGTMAEPYVANPVLSKALERLLILHEDHEQNASTSTVRLVGSTEANMFASISAGINALYGPLHGGANEAVLTMLAQIRDSGEGVEKFVERVKNKEAGVRLMGFGHRVYKNYDPRAALVKESADEVLAALGVKDDLLDIAKELEAIALADDYFISRRLYPNVDFYTGVIYKAMGFPTRMFTVLFAIGRLPGWIAQWREMQLDPATKIGRPQQLYVGPPLRDFPTR; encoded by the coding sequence GTGGGCGACACTGATGGCCAGCAGCAAAAAGCGACGCTGACATTCCCCGGCGGTACCGCCGAATTCCCCATACTCGATAGCGTTGCTGGCGCCTCGTCGATCGACCTTTCGACGCTGACGAAGCAGACCGGTCTGACAACCCTCGATTACGGATTCGTCAACACGTCGGCGACGCGGTCGAGCATCACGTACATCGACGGCGACAAGGGCATTCTGCGCTACCGCGGATACCCCATCGACCAGATCGCCGAGAACTCGACCTACCTCGAGACCGCCTGGCTGCTGATCTACGGCGAGTTGCCGACGCCAGAGCAGCTCGACAAGTTCGACAACGAGATTCGGCATCACACGCTGTTGCACGAAGACCTCAAGCGCTTCTTCGACGCCCTGCCGCACAACGCGCATCCGATGTCGGTGCTCTCGGCCGGAATCTCGGCGCTGTCGACGTACTACCAAGATTCGCTCGACCCGCGTAACCCGGAACACGTCGAGATTTCGACCATCCGGTTGCTGGCGAAGTTGCCGGTGATGGCCGCGTATGCGCACAAGAAGAGCCTCGGCCAGGCGTTCTTGTACCCCGACAACTCGCTCAGCTTCATCGACAATTTCTTGCGGCTGAACTTCGGCACCATGGCCGAACCGTACGTGGCCAACCCGGTGCTGTCGAAGGCGCTCGAACGCCTGCTCATCTTGCACGAAGACCACGAGCAGAACGCTTCGACGTCGACCGTGCGGCTCGTCGGCTCGACCGAGGCCAACATGTTCGCGTCGATCTCGGCGGGTATCAACGCGCTCTACGGCCCGCTGCACGGCGGGGCGAACGAAGCTGTGCTCACCATGCTGGCGCAGATTCGCGACTCCGGCGAAGGGGTCGAGAAGTTCGTCGAGCGGGTCAAGAACAAAGAGGCCGGCGTGCGGCTGATGGGCTTCGGCCACCGGGTCTACAAGAACTACGACCCCAGGGCTGCTCTTGTCAAAGAGTCGGCCGACGAGGTGCTCGCGGCGCTCGGTGTGAAAGACGATCTGCTCGACATCGCCAAAGAGCTCGAGGCCATCGCGTTGGCTGACGACTACTTCATCTCACGCCGCCTGTACCCGAACGTGGACTTCTACACGGGCGTCATCTACAAGGCGATGGGTTTTCCGACCCGCATGTTCACCGTGCTCTTCGCCATCGGGCGTCTGCCGGGCTGGATCGCCCAGTGGCGCGAAATGCAGCTCGACCCGGCCACCAAGATCGGGCGCCCGCAGCAGCTCTACGTGGGCCCGCCGCTGCGCGACTTTCCCACGCGCTGA
- the dapD gene encoding 2,3,4,5-tetrahydropyridine-2,6-dicarboxylate N-succinyltransferase, with product MNAPAPAATTFAWGYGLATIAGDGTVLDTWYPTPRLGRLSDATEPWVVPAELEEGQGPDARRNVHTEVVTVEIDLTTPPQTTSDAYLRLHLLSHLLVAPNTINLDGIFAHLPIVVFTNAGPVSPADFDRLRPTLQRHGISAHGIDKFPRLLDYVSPERVRIADASRVRLGAHLAPGTTVMHEGFVNFNAGTLGTSMVEGRISQGVVVGDGSDVGGGASIMGTLSGGGTQRVAIGERALLGANSGVGISIGDDTVVEAGLYVTAGTKVVLVGAPPKADGTTPTTKAVALSGVPNLLFRRNSVSGAVEVLSRTGSGVTLNATLHA from the coding sequence ATGAACGCGCCCGCACCTGCCGCCACCACCTTCGCCTGGGGCTACGGCCTCGCCACGATCGCCGGCGACGGCACCGTGCTCGACACCTGGTACCCCACCCCGCGGCTCGGCCGGTTGAGCGACGCCACCGAGCCGTGGGTCGTGCCCGCCGAGCTCGAAGAGGGGCAGGGGCCGGATGCTCGGCGCAACGTGCACACCGAAGTGGTCACGGTCGAGATCGACCTCACCACGCCCCCGCAGACGACCTCCGACGCGTACCTGCGGCTGCACCTGCTCTCGCACTTGCTCGTGGCGCCGAACACCATCAACCTCGACGGCATCTTCGCGCACCTGCCGATCGTGGTCTTCACCAACGCCGGCCCGGTCTCACCCGCCGACTTCGACCGGCTGCGCCCCACCCTGCAGCGGCACGGAATCTCGGCGCACGGCATCGACAAGTTTCCGCGCCTGCTCGACTACGTGAGCCCCGAGCGGGTACGAATCGCGGATGCCTCGCGCGTGCGCCTCGGCGCCCACCTCGCCCCAGGCACCACCGTGATGCACGAGGGCTTCGTGAACTTCAACGCGGGCACCCTCGGAACCTCGATGGTCGAGGGCCGCATCTCGCAGGGTGTCGTGGTGGGCGACGGGTCGGATGTGGGTGGTGGAGCATCCATCATGGGAACACTCTCAGGCGGCGGCACCCAGCGCGTCGCTATCGGCGAGCGGGCGCTGCTCGGCGCCAACTCGGGCGTCGGAATCTCGATCGGCGACGACACCGTGGTCGAGGCCGGCCTCTACGTGACCGCAGGCACCAAAGTGGTGCTCGTGGGAGCCCCGCCGAAGGCCGACGGAACCACCCCCACCACCAAAGCCGTCGCGCTCTCGGGCGTGCCGAACCTGCTCTTTCGCCGCAACTCCGTCTCGGGCGCGGTCGAAGTGCTCTCTCGTACCGGCTCCGGCGTCACCCTCAACGCCACCCTGCACGCCTGA
- the dapE gene encoding succinyl-diaminopimelate desuccinylase — MASTDIALPVLDLGASSIDLTRQICDIESVSGNETTLADAIVRSLEGFAHLEIIRDGDTVVARTNLGREQRVVIAGHIDTVPLNNNLPTRFETIDGREYLWGRGTVDMKAGVAVQLKLAAELADPSVDLTWMWYDHEEVSAALNGLGRLAANRPDLFVGDFAILGEPSNSQIEGGCNGNLRIEVRTFGLRAHSARGWVGDNAVHKLAPVLNTLAGYKAREVEVDGLVYREGLNAVGISGGVAGNIIPDEAMVHINYRFAPNRSGDEAIAHMHELFGEYDITVVDLAEGARPGLDAPLAQQFLAAVGGEAKPKYGWTDVARFSALGMPAVNFGPGDPLKAHADDERVLTSQITDCEDALRVWLTRD, encoded by the coding sequence ATGGCTTCGACCGATATCGCTCTGCCCGTGCTCGACCTGGGGGCGTCGTCGATCGACCTGACTCGGCAGATCTGCGACATCGAGTCCGTCTCGGGCAACGAGACCACGCTTGCCGACGCCATCGTGCGGAGCCTCGAGGGGTTTGCGCACCTGGAGATCATTCGCGACGGTGACACCGTCGTCGCCCGCACGAACCTCGGGCGTGAGCAGCGCGTGGTGATCGCCGGGCACATCGACACCGTTCCGCTCAACAACAACCTGCCGACCCGTTTCGAGACCATCGACGGCCGCGAATACCTCTGGGGCCGCGGAACCGTCGACATGAAGGCGGGTGTCGCCGTGCAGCTGAAGCTCGCGGCCGAGCTCGCGGATCCCAGCGTCGACCTCACGTGGATGTGGTACGACCACGAAGAGGTCTCGGCCGCACTGAACGGCCTCGGCCGGCTGGCCGCGAACAGGCCCGACCTGTTCGTGGGGGACTTCGCGATTCTCGGGGAACCGAGCAACTCGCAGATCGAGGGCGGCTGCAACGGCAATCTGCGTATCGAGGTGCGTACGTTCGGCCTGCGAGCCCACTCGGCCCGGGGCTGGGTCGGCGACAACGCCGTGCACAAGCTCGCGCCCGTTCTGAACACGCTCGCAGGCTACAAGGCGCGAGAGGTCGAGGTCGACGGCCTGGTGTATCGGGAAGGCCTGAACGCCGTGGGCATCAGCGGGGGAGTCGCGGGCAACATCATTCCCGACGAGGCGATGGTGCACATCAACTATCGTTTTGCGCCCAACCGCTCGGGCGACGAGGCCATCGCGCACATGCACGAGCTGTTCGGCGAGTACGACATCACCGTGGTCGACCTGGCCGAGGGCGCGAGGCCCGGACTCGACGCGCCTCTCGCGCAGCAGTTTCTGGCTGCGGTGGGCGGCGAGGCGAAGCCCAAGTACGGCTGGACCGACGTCGCCCGCTTCTCGGCACTCGGCATGCCTGCGGTGAACTTCGGCCCGGGCGATCCCCTGAAGGCGCACGCCGACGACGAGCGCGTGCTGACCAGCCAGATCACCGACTGCGAAGACGCCCTACGGGTCTGGCTGACGCGTGACTGA
- a CDS encoding DUF3117 domain-containing protein — protein sequence MAAMKPRTGDGPMEAVKEGRLIIVRVPLEGGGRLVVSVNDAEARELHDALAGVVAPA from the coding sequence ATGGCCGCCATGAAACCAAGGACCGGAGACGGCCCGATGGAGGCTGTTAAAGAAGGACGCCTCATCATCGTGCGGGTGCCGCTCGAAGGCGGGGGTCGCCTCGTCGTCTCCGTCAACGACGCAGAGGCACGCGAACTGCACGACGCGCTCGCTGGAGTAGTCGCGCCTGCCTGA
- a CDS encoding O-methyltransferase, with product MSKETNWKYAEDFVTEPAVIAAARAHALELGVESVSPGIGAQLAVLASTSAAKTIVEIGTGVGVSGLWMFAGAPQATITSIDTEIDRQQSARAAYLEAGIPANRIRLITGKARDVLPRMNENTYDLVLVDADAESVIEYVEHALRLVRVGGTVLVPHALWRDRVADPAQRDDTVADFRSLLSELSQSAAVITALSPIGDGLLQVTKLVG from the coding sequence TTGTCTAAAGAGACCAACTGGAAGTACGCAGAAGACTTCGTCACTGAACCCGCCGTCATCGCGGCAGCGCGAGCACACGCGCTCGAGCTCGGCGTCGAGTCGGTGTCTCCGGGCATCGGCGCGCAGCTCGCGGTGCTCGCCAGCACCTCCGCCGCGAAAACCATCGTCGAGATCGGCACCGGCGTCGGCGTCTCCGGGCTGTGGATGTTCGCGGGCGCCCCGCAGGCCACCATCACCTCCATCGACACCGAGATCGACCGCCAGCAGTCGGCGCGGGCGGCGTACCTCGAAGCGGGCATCCCGGCCAACCGCATTCGGCTCATCACGGGCAAGGCGCGCGATGTACTGCCTCGCATGAACGAGAACACCTACGATCTCGTGCTGGTCGACGCCGACGCGGAGTCGGTCATCGAATACGTCGAACACGCACTGCGACTCGTGCGGGTCGGCGGCACCGTGCTGGTGCCGCACGCGCTCTGGCGCGACCGTGTGGCCGACCCCGCGCAGCGCGACGATACGGTCGCCGACTTTCGCAGCCTGCTGAGCGAGCTCTCGCAGTCGGCGGCCGTCATCACCGCTCTCTCCCCCATCGGCGACGGTCTGCTTCAGGTCACCAAACTCGTCGGCTGA
- a CDS encoding Sec-independent protein translocase family protein: MFGLTFEKLIIVGVIAAFVIGPERLPLYASKLAAFVKQIRGFTNDAKSRMKEEMGPDFDEVEWKKLDPRQYDPRRIIRDALLEDPAEAAPSPVKPSAPMAASALAPAVSAAPPAPEGDAVPVTLTRPEPAYLQRKKKLEAAAAANGTDGVAMPLSPYDSEAT; the protein is encoded by the coding sequence ATGTTCGGGTTGACCTTCGAGAAGCTGATCATCGTCGGCGTTATCGCCGCTTTTGTGATCGGCCCTGAGCGCTTGCCGCTCTACGCCAGCAAGCTGGCCGCGTTCGTGAAGCAGATCCGTGGCTTCACGAATGACGCGAAGTCGCGCATGAAAGAAGAGATGGGTCCCGACTTCGACGAGGTCGAGTGGAAGAAGCTCGACCCTCGCCAGTACGACCCGCGCCGCATCATTCGTGATGCCCTGCTCGAAGACCCGGCTGAGGCGGCGCCTTCGCCCGTGAAGCCGTCGGCGCCCATGGCGGCTTCGGCCCTAGCTCCTGCTGTGAGCGCTGCCCCGCCCGCGCCGGAGGGCGACGCCGTTCCGGTGACGTTGACGCGCCCCGAACCGGCGTACTTGCAGCGCAAGAAGAAGCTCGAGGCGGCCGCCGCGGCGAATGGTACCGACGGGGTGGCTATGCCGCTGTCGCCGTACGACTCCGAAGCGACCTGA
- a CDS encoding cation:proton antiporter, with the protein MELGIYAVVGVSVIVAVAAFSKRLGVAAPIILVVVGVGLSYLPGVPSIEIPHEWILDGLLPPILYAAAISVPVVDFRRNLGTITSLSVVLVLITAFGTGFLLYTMLPDLNLAAAIALGAIISPPDAVAATSVGRRLGLPPRLLTVLEGEGLVNDATALVLLRTATAAAVGALSSPWEGVTDFIFAVVVAIAMGLVAGFVTVFVRSKLNDPVLDTAISFAVPFVAFMPAEGLGASGVLAVVVAGLYTGHAAPARFSAQSRISDRINWRTVQFFLESGVFLLIGLEIRPLIDHVTDDPGELGVWPAIGIGVLATIALIVLRFVWAGPLVLGLRLRAQHAEKVTLRRRLHLDYLHTIPIRDARGRRRLRRAERLYMIRRSDLEQLRTEGIDWRGGVVLGWSGMRGVVTLAAAQSLPEDTPYRDQLILIAFTVAFLTLVVQGSTLPAVIRLVGIQGIDVVEDRRELALLLDEISNKGLEVLDDPGGALGETTPVDPDVVERVRQSSFLRTELAWERSRQLSSGTDETPHQLYRELRLVVMETERTALLEARSRGAYTSRVLTEAQAMLDLEDTRLRSRGPGH; encoded by the coding sequence ATGGAACTGGGGATCTACGCGGTCGTCGGTGTCTCTGTGATCGTCGCGGTGGCCGCGTTTTCGAAGCGGCTCGGGGTGGCTGCGCCGATCATCCTCGTCGTTGTGGGTGTCGGCCTGTCGTATCTGCCGGGTGTTCCGTCGATCGAGATTCCGCACGAGTGGATTCTCGACGGGCTGCTGCCACCCATTCTCTACGCCGCGGCGATTAGCGTGCCGGTGGTCGACTTTCGGCGCAACCTCGGCACGATCACGTCGCTCTCGGTGGTTCTGGTGCTCATCACGGCCTTCGGTACCGGCTTTCTGCTCTACACGATGCTGCCCGACCTGAACCTGGCGGCGGCGATCGCCCTGGGTGCGATCATCAGCCCGCCCGACGCTGTCGCGGCAACATCGGTGGGTCGTCGGCTCGGGCTGCCGCCGCGACTGCTCACGGTGCTCGAGGGCGAGGGGCTGGTCAACGACGCGACGGCGCTCGTGCTGCTGCGCACCGCCACGGCGGCCGCGGTCGGCGCGCTGTCGAGCCCGTGGGAGGGCGTGACCGACTTCATCTTCGCGGTGGTCGTCGCCATCGCGATGGGCCTGGTCGCGGGCTTCGTGACCGTGTTCGTGCGGTCGAAGCTGAATGATCCCGTGCTCGACACCGCCATCTCGTTCGCCGTGCCGTTCGTCGCGTTCATGCCGGCAGAGGGGCTCGGGGCATCCGGAGTGCTCGCCGTCGTGGTGGCGGGCCTCTACACCGGGCACGCCGCGCCCGCCCGGTTCAGCGCACAGTCGAGAATCAGCGACCGCATCAACTGGCGCACGGTGCAGTTCTTTCTCGAAAGCGGCGTGTTTCTGCTGATCGGGCTCGAGATTCGTCCGCTCATCGACCACGTCACCGATGACCCCGGCGAACTCGGCGTCTGGCCGGCGATCGGCATCGGAGTGCTGGCGACCATCGCCCTCATCGTGTTGCGCTTCGTCTGGGCGGGGCCTCTGGTGCTCGGATTGCGGCTGAGGGCGCAGCACGCCGAGAAGGTCACGCTGCGACGGCGCTTGCACCTCGACTACCTGCATACGATTCCGATTCGGGATGCCCGGGGGCGCCGCCGGCTACGACGAGCCGAGCGGCTGTACATGATCCGCCGCTCCGATCTCGAACAGCTGCGAACCGAGGGCATCGACTGGCGCGGGGGAGTCGTGCTCGGCTGGTCGGGAATGCGCGGGGTGGTGACGCTCGCCGCCGCGCAGTCGCTGCCCGAAGACACTCCGTATCGAGACCAGCTCATTCTCATCGCGTTCACGGTGGCGTTCCTCACGCTGGTCGTGCAGGGCAGTACCCTGCCTGCCGTGATCAGGCTGGTGGGCATCCAGGGTATCGATGTGGTCGAAGACCGCCGCGAGCTGGCCCTGCTGCTCGATGAGATCAGCAACAAGGGGCTGGAGGTGCTCGACGACCCCGGGGGAGCGCTCGGCGAGACGACTCCGGTCGACCCCGACGTGGTGGAGCGGGTGCGGCAGTCGTCGTTCTTGCGCACCGAGCTGGCGTGGGAGAGGTCGCGGCAGCTCAGCAGCGGAACCGACGAGACCCCGCACCAGCTCTACCGCGAGCTGCGGCTCGTGGTGATGGAGACGGAACGCACCGCGCTGCTCGAGGCGCGCAGTCGCGGCGCCTACACCTCGCGGGTGCTCACCGAGGCGCAGGCCATGCTCGACCTCGAAGATACGCGGCTCCGCTCCCGCGGCCCTGGCCACTGA